From Hypanus sabinus isolate sHypSab1 chromosome 23, sHypSab1.hap1, whole genome shotgun sequence, a single genomic window includes:
- the LOC132380294 gene encoding parvalbumin-like EF-hand-containing protein has product MDPTAFSAQMKQVAQAMGSSLTDRDIARMPSELRLRGPFNYHKFFEYMATFKKSEQQEEIIRKAFELLDRDKSGYIEWNEIKHILSIIPSNVPVVPLSDEEADAMLQAADVDGDGRIDFKEFQAMIKEEKMQRKK; this is encoded by the exons ATGGATCCCACAGCGTTCAGTGCCCAGATGAAGCAAGTTGCCCAGGCCATGGGCTCGAGTCTAACAGACCGTGACATTGCTCGCATGCCGAGCGAACTGAGACTCAGAG GTCCATTTAATTACCACAAATTCTTTGAATATATGGCAACATTCAAGAAATCTGAGCAACAGGAGGAAATAATCCGGAAAGCATTTGAACTGCTGGACAGGGATAAGAGTGGTTACATTGAGTGGAATGAAATAAA gcacatcctctccatcattccctccaATGTTCCCGTTGTCCCTCTGTCCGACGAGGAGGCAGATGCTATGCTCCAGGCAGCAGACgtggatggagatggaagaattgACTTCAAAG AGTTTCAAGCTATGATTAAAGAAGAAAAGATGCAAAGGAAAAAGTAA